The genomic region TTGGTATTTTACTAACACAAGTTAAATAGATAATAGACATCTCAAGAATGGTATCACTCAacctattatatatattattattatttaatagatGTATGCTAGCTATGTTTTGTTTTTATGCATTCTATcacataatataaaaaattaaatatatcatcCAATATTGTCTAACATACTCATTgtcttttttaactttttttaatgatagattatataatatcaaaagatcaaatattattaaatttaaataatataataattttaaaaaattgcattTGGAATCTGGATAGTGTTAGCCAATGCCATggaatctagaaagaaaaatatTGCTAATAAAAAAGAacaattttaaacaatatttttgcAACCACTTGTTGGCCTCCGCCATGAAAGAAGGGCTAAGAGGAACCATCATAATGCAAAATTCGTGCTCATTTAGGGCTTCATCGCCATCcgaatctccttcctacaccattGCTTGTATTTCTGAATCTGTCAAAGATTCCATGCCTAAAGCAACATAACGTCTCTTTAGACTTTCAACGGTGACTAGGGCAAAGGCAGATACAGATGCGGCAAAGTCAGTATACAAGGTAGAAACATAATCATTTGACCCCGAAGTTAGGGTTTTCGATCCCATTTTATCTTTGAATATAGATCTACACCCTCTAGTAGCAAAGATACAGGTTGCTTAGGTAGGCATATTAAGATTGAGACCCAACATAAGTGCCAGTTCTTTAGGAAGACACTTATATATTAagattgattttatatttaatttatataatattatattataattatctttattGTATTataaataagatattatttaacataaattgatttatttttaattgcaTTAGAAGATTAAatttattagatttccacaatccatgatagattTTATGAGAAATTTTTTGGATTCAACTATGTAAATGATTTTTACATCAACGTTTTTGGTCACTAAATGAACCATCATCAGATGTAAGAGAGCAACTACATGAGAAAAATGAAAGCAAGTAGACTTAGTTTGATTAAATAGATGACATGGAAAGATGAGGAGCACAAAGTTCAAAgtcaaaggaaataaaagaaataagaaaaagaaaaccataaactaaaagaaagagaaaaaatttaGAAGTAATACTTAAAAGGGGGGAATAATTGAAAGGGAGAAAATAAAAGGGAAATGAATAAAGAAAGGAAATAAAAAGTTAAATGCTAAACAATTTGATAGTTTACATAGTGTGCcctaaaacattgatgcaaaaatcttttAAACAATTGAATCCAAAATAGATCTCATACAATGCATCGAAATATTTTGTGTTTCTTTTATGGAATATATTTAATGTCTCAAATAACATATGAAATTTATGTGAAATTTAtacaaaaatcatttaaaaaaaaagaaattagatAATTTTAtctcttaatatcaaaataatctatTACATAACCATATATGTGACTATCTTGGTCCTACAATCACACATACCTTCTTACTTATATATATCTTTCAATCTATTTTTAAGGTGTAATACCTTCTTAgttatagatttatacatattcCCACGTTGTGCAAACACAGAGACATGATATTATTCCTTATCAAAACATTTATGTATAATCCTTGCTGTTAAGTAATATAAAATAAGATAGCTTTCAAAAATTATTCAAGTCTTCATATAATAAATGTAGGAGCGACGCCATTTCCAAGATATGTGCAAATAATAAACAAAACTGTAGATATCATCTCCAATGTGGTTAATGCATCTGACATCGATGGAGAAAGAAAAAATTTTCTACTTTGAACGTGCcattgaattttaatttttaattttctttgctTTGAACGTGCcattgaattttaatttttaattttctttgctTTGAACGTGccattgatttttaatttttaatttacttTGCTGCTGGCATGCTTTATGGATACTGACAACTGACGATGACAAAAGAAAGTTGAGATTTTGCATAAGTATGCCCGATAGCCGCTATTAGTTCTTGGAAGTTTACGCTTTATTCCTAAATAAATGGTACTCTTTCGCAGATGAGTAAGACACGTAATCAGAAATGTATTTTTGAAACATATTCCTAAAATCTTGGGTGTCCGCCATTTAGGTTTTTAAAAAGGGTAAAAGCGACGAATGGATGAGATCCGTTTAATGGTCTTGCACGCCTCTCAAGAATTTGAGACCATTGGATTTTCAAGTGAGGGTTTTTTTTGTCATAGGGAATGCCTTCGGCATAATTAAATATTGCCTTCAAAAAGAGGGGGCAGACCTTATACAGGAAGAGAGAGTCCAGGTCCATACTTCCCCCAAAATGGCTGAGAAGAGTAGTCTGGAGGATCGTGTTGCCATCGTGACGGGTGCGTCGCGAGGGATTGGTAGAGAAATCGCCCTCCACTTGGCTCGCAAGGGTGCAAAAGTGGTGATCAATTATGCTGGAAATGCAGAGAAAGCAGAGGAGGTGGCCTCAACAATTAACAAGGGCACTGATACAGTGAGAGCCGTGACCTGCAAGGCCGATATTTCCAAGGCGATCGAAGTAAGAAAACTCTTTGATGCGGCAGAGGAAGCATTCGGCGCAGTGCACATTCTGGTTAACTGCGCGGGCGTTCTCGACCCCAAATACCCACCCCTCGTGGATACCTCCGAAGAAGCGTGGGACTCCACCTTCAATGTTAACTGCAAGGGAGCCTTCCTCTGTTCCAGGGAAGCTGCTAATAGAGTGGTCAAAGGCGGTGGTGGTCGCATAACAAATTTGAGCAGCTCCGTTGTAGGGTCAGTGAGGGTTGGATACGGACCATACGCGGCCAGCAAGGCTGCCGTGGAGACGATGACCAAAATATTGGCGAGGGAATTGAGGGGCACCAAGATTACTGCCAATTGCGTGGCTCCAGGGCCCGTGGCAACAGAAATGTTCTTTGCCGGTAAGAGTGACGCCCTGGTGGAACGCATTGCTAAGGAGGTTCCCTTGGAACGCCTGGGTGAGGTCAGCGACGTAGCCCCCGTCGTTGCATTCCTGGCCAGTGATGAAGGAGA from Cryptomeria japonica chromosome 3, Sugi_1.0, whole genome shotgun sequence harbors:
- the LOC131066697 gene encoding short-chain type dehydrogenase/reductase, giving the protein MAEKSSLEDRVAIVTGASRGIGREIALHLARKGAKVVINYAGNAEKAEEVASTINKGTDTVRAVTCKADISKAIEVRKLFDAAEEAFGAVHILVNCAGVLDPKYPPLVDTSEEAWDSTFNVNCKGAFLCSREAANRVVKGGGGRITNLSSSVVGSVRVGYGPYAASKAAVETMTKILARELRGTKITANCVAPGPVATEMFFAGKSDALVERIAKEVPLERLGEVSDVAPVVAFLASDEGEWVNAQVVRVNGGAP